The following are encoded in a window of Manihot esculenta cultivar AM560-2 chromosome 8, M.esculenta_v8, whole genome shotgun sequence genomic DNA:
- the LOC110621413 gene encoding rubredoxin — translation MASATTRPTFSFHLYQVSPPKPTAHFCKLSFISLCKPQRTCFIIRSVDVSKEDKPPTSNQPSNPPASAPAPSAAESSSPAESPPQELEQKFDQRRLEEKFAVLNTGIYECRSCGYKYDEAVGDPSYPIPPGLQFDKLPEDWRCPTCGAAKSFFESKSVEIAGFAQNQQFGLGGNSLTSGQKAILIYGSLLLFFVLFLSGYFLQ, via the coding sequence ATGGCTTCTGCAACTACAAGACCCACTTTCTCCTTCCACCTTTACCAAGTCTCTCCTCCAAAACCCACTGCTCATTTCTGCAAATTATCATTCATCTCTCTCTGTAAACCCCAAAGGACCTGTTTTATTATTCGCTCAGTTGATGTTTCTAAAGAAGACAAACCTCCCACTTCAAATCAACCAAGTAATCCACCAGCATCAGCACCAGCACCATCAGCAGCAGAATCATCTTCTCCTGCAGAATCACCCCCTCAAGAGTTGGAACAAAAATTTGACCAGCGGAGGTTGGAAGAGAAGTTTGCTGTGTTGAATACTGGGATCTATGAGTGTAGGTCTTGTGGGTACAAATATGATGAGGCTGTTGGTGACCCATCATACCCAATTCCACCAGGATTGCAGTTTGACAAGTTGCCTGAGGACTGGAGGTGTCCTACTTGTGGGGCTGCAAAGAGTTTCTTTGAGAGCAAGAGTGTGGAGATCGCTGGTTTTGCACAGAACCAGCAATTTGGACTTGGAGGCAACTCACTCACTTCTGGGCAAAAGGCTATTTTGATATATGGGAGCCTAttgttgttttttgttttgttcttGTCAGGGTACTTCCTGCAATGA